Proteins from one Natrinema salifodinae genomic window:
- a CDS encoding IclR family transcriptional regulator: protein MFDRSSGHEANDTLGSVEKAFIVLEELRQMRKAGVSELAEQLDFPKSTVHIYLQTLREQGFVVQDGDEYALSYRFLEYGGDYRNQSRLYRVAKTEVDKLASETDEVANLGIEENGLRVLLYKSEGPDAVHDNAPIGEYAHMHWTALGKAMLAHYPMSRVESIINTHGLPRANEHTITDDDNLFTELEYIRERGYSVEDQDRREGVLTIGAPIVDRSTNEVISAVSVSGPKNHLDEQERFEELVAAVKKTANVIELRYSHY from the coding sequence ATGTTCGATCGCTCATCGGGCCACGAGGCGAACGATACGCTCGGATCAGTCGAGAAGGCCTTTATTGTTCTCGAAGAGCTCAGACAAATGCGGAAAGCCGGCGTCTCAGAACTGGCGGAGCAACTGGACTTCCCTAAAAGCACTGTTCATATCTATCTCCAGACGTTACGGGAACAGGGCTTTGTGGTACAGGATGGCGACGAATACGCGCTGAGTTACCGGTTTCTGGAATACGGTGGCGATTACAGAAACCAGTCGCGATTATACCGGGTTGCGAAAACGGAGGTTGACAAGCTCGCGTCCGAAACGGATGAGGTCGCAAATCTCGGTATCGAAGAAAACGGACTTCGGGTTCTCCTCTACAAATCGGAAGGGCCGGACGCCGTCCACGACAACGCCCCGATCGGAGAGTACGCGCATATGCACTGGACGGCGCTTGGGAAGGCGATGTTAGCGCACTACCCGATGAGTCGCGTCGAGTCAATCATCAACACTCATGGGTTGCCTCGGGCGAACGAGCACACGATAACGGATGATGACAACCTTTTCACAGAACTTGAGTATATCCGCGAGCGTGGGTATTCCGTTGAGGACCAAGATAGAAGAGAAGGTGTTCTCACTATCGGCGCACCGATCGTGGACCGAAGTACGAACGAGGTCATTAGCGCCGTATCGGTTTCCGGCCCGAAGAACCACCTAGACGAGCAAGAACGATTCGAAGAACTCGTTGCTGCGGTCAAGAAGACGGCAAACGTTATTGAACTTCGCTACTCTCACTACTGA